The region ACCATTGACAAATCTAACAATAAAAGTCATTTTATTGTATTACCTATAATCCTGATTTTTAAAAAATAAACTATATTAATAAACCAAAACCACATTTCATTTGTAAGGTTTTACATAAATAGCCGACTAAAATACTTTGACAGATTAAGTCAAGGTTCGATTTTTCGCCTTTTTTGTGCCCAATCCGACAGCTGTCGGAAGAAAGCCGAAAATCCAGTTTCCGCCAATCGGCCGATCAAGGGCAAATCGGGCTGATTCTGGCAATTTATTTAAATGTGTCAAAGTAGAACTAATATTATAAACAAATGAGAATCTTCCTGCTCATATTCACAGTGCTGATACTTTTATCTTGCGAGCAAGATGAGGCAAATAAATCAACGAATAACAAGCGCGATTTTTATTGGCGTGTAGATACAACTGAAATGTCGGGCACGAGTATCAGAGAAACCTTCCCTGTAGTTACAATGGTTAACTACACCACTGCATCAGCCATTGATTTGCCCGAATCGTCAAGGGTATTGGTCACCCGGCAGGGTGGACAGGTATTTGCCTACCCCTTGAATTACATGGGCATTGAAGTACTAAATGAGGAATCAGGCGACAAATTCTTTGTACCTAATTATTGTCCTCTTACCCGAACCTCCATGGTTTGGGACCGGAAAATAGGCGATACGGTTTTCACATTTGCTGCGTCAGGTTTATTGTACCGTGAGAACCTGGTACTTTACGATATTGAACGTCGCCGGTTATGGTCTCAAATGCTAATTGAAAAAATATATGGCGGTCAGGATCTTAGTCAGCCCCAAACGCTACATTCTTTTGAAAGTACATTCGGTATGATTAAAACCCATTATCCAAATGCAAAGGTTTATAATGGAGTATTCAATTCATCTGCAAGAAAAACCGAACAAGCCGACCATAAAGATGCAGACCCCGGAGATGATGACATATCTACCCCCCTTTATTCACCAGGTGAAAATGTTTACGGAGTAATACAGGATGATTATGTTATCACAATCAGTCACAACGATTTACCAAATGGACTTTCCATAATCACAAAAGACAATATTGTAATAGTTAGTAATCGTGAGATGGGACTTATAGTAAGCTTCATTAATAACTCCGGACTCAGCCTGGTTAAAAATGAATTCCCAACCGTTTTAAGAGATGCCCAGGGCATAAAATATGATATTTTTGGTAAGCCCGTAAACCTTACTGGTACCGCAAACCTTGAATCACCCAATGCATATAATGCGTTATGGTGGGCATGGGATAGTTTTTATGATGAATTTGATCCGGTTGAATAATTTATACTTTTTGAGATAAAATTCCCATACACATTGGTTTATAGCAAACAAAAGCGAAATAAAATCGTAGAAAACTATAAACCACAGCCATGAACTACTACATTACAACAACACTAAAAACCGATTTTCAAACAGCTTTGACGCTCACAAAAGAAGCATTGAAGGATGAGGGCTTTGGCGTACTTTCAGAAATCAACATTCAGGAAAAATTTAATGAAAAACTGAATGTCGACTTTCAAAAATACACCATTCTTGGTGCATGCAATCCTCCCCTGGGACATGAAGCTTTAACAGCCGAAAACAAGGCAGGTGTGATGTTGCCATGTAATGTAATATTGCAGGAAATTAAGCCCGGGATTATTGAAGTTGCATCTATCGATCCCTTTACCTCAATGCAAATAATCGATAATGATGAGCTCTCACGCATTGCCAAGCAGGTAAAAGACAAACTTGAAAATGTAATTTATACACTTGAGGGAGAAAACACCTGAAGAACCAGGCTTTGATAAAAATAAATTATACACTACCGGTTTTTGATAGTGCACATTTTATATGCATAGAGCATAAATTTGCTCATCAAAAAAAGCTGCACATTGTTTTAAAAATAAATTTTAGCTAAACGTCTAAATTTCTTAAATTTATAAGTAATTGCTAACTATAATTACTTATACTATGAATCAAAAATTCTTTTTACTGTTAGTCGCATCAGCCTTTATTTTAGTAGGGTGCAACAGGTACATCGCACCACCCTTTACCGATGTAGACAAAATCAGCCGATTGAAAAACGGCATGAAACTCAACCAGGTGGTAAACATTTTGGGTGTAGAACCTTATAATGTCTATCACATGCAAACCACTGGCAACAAGCTTTTAACATTCAACTACCGATTGAAAAACAGAAAGCTTAAGGTCTCTACACTTAATCGCGACGAGTTCTCTCGAAGAACCACCAACGAAGAATCGCAAACCTCAGGGGAAGTCTATTATGATAAAGACTATAAGACCCTGTATGTGATGCTCTCAGATGGAGAACTATCCTCATTCAGCACAACGCACGGGGTGGACGATAGTGAATTTCTTATGATCCATCAAAACAACCTCAATGTGATTGGAGAACAATACATCTCGCAATACGACAGCATTAGAGATACGATTCCGAATGTAGAGATTTACAGAATACTTCAAAACAACAAACTCGTGCTACCAGGAAGAGAAGGACGATCCAAAGAGCAATCATTCTTGAAACGTATTTTCTAACACTTCTCAAAGCTTAAAACAATGAAACCAGCATATTTAAAATAATTATTTTTAAAAATGCGGTTCCATCAGATAGCCATCGGATGACCACTAATATCAAAATTATAAACATATGAACCGAGCCATGATCCGCCGGCTTGCGGAACACACACCAGCATGATTATAAGGAAGCTAATAGACCATTTGACGTGTAA is a window of Salinivirga cyanobacteriivorans DNA encoding:
- a CDS encoding DUF302 domain-containing protein, whose amino-acid sequence is MNYYITTTLKTDFQTALTLTKEALKDEGFGVLSEINIQEKFNEKLNVDFQKYTILGACNPPLGHEALTAENKAGVMLPCNVILQEIKPGIIEVASIDPFTSMQIIDNDELSRIAKQVKDKLENVIYTLEGENT
- a CDS encoding DUF3179 domain-containing (seleno)protein, with translation MRIFLLIFTVLILLSCEQDEANKSTNNKRDFYWRVDTTEMSGTSIRETFPVVTMVNYTTASAIDLPESSRVLVTRQGGQVFAYPLNYMGIEVLNEESGDKFFVPNYCPLTRTSMVWDRKIGDTVFTFAASGLLYRENLVLYDIERRRLWSQMLIEKIYGGQDLSQPQTLHSFESTFGMIKTHYPNAKVYNGVFNSSARKTEQADHKDADPGDDDISTPLYSPGENVYGVIQDDYVITISHNDLPNGLSIITKDNIVIVSNREMGLIVSFINNSGLSLVKNEFPTVLRDAQGIKYDIFGKPVNLTGTANLESPNAYNALWWAWDSFYDEFDPVE